One segment of Desulfovibrio sp. DNA contains the following:
- a CDS encoding sulfurtransferase, translating into MHKMCSQITVGSSNVGGYPRSGSLIETDWLEVNIDNPTLRIFDCSAYFHAEPGTGISNWQNGHIPGSAYVDLLEELSDPDSDLPLMMPTPERFSQVMGGLGLGRGTTAVLYDDTDNICAARLWWMLHANGFNDAVVLNGGWRKWSMEHRRVTREQPGWCKAEFPLRPAPTVFVDKQAVLKNLQTNRALLIDALAPEIFDGSLQRYARPGHIPGSINVPAKALVDSKTMAFLPAVALRKIFSEAGLSVLRPTISYCGGGLAACSVAFALHLLGADNITVYDASLFEWAADPTLPLETGKVER; encoded by the coding sequence ATGCATAAAATGTGCTCGCAAATAACGGTTGGCAGCTCAAACGTCGGTGGCTATCCCAGATCGGGCAGTCTTATCGAAACAGACTGGCTTGAAGTGAACATTGATAATCCGACGTTAAGAATTTTCGATTGCAGCGCATACTTTCACGCTGAACCGGGAACAGGAATAAGCAACTGGCAGAACGGGCATATTCCTGGAAGCGCCTACGTGGATTTGCTGGAGGAACTCTCGGATCCGGATAGCGACCTGCCCCTGATGATGCCAACGCCAGAACGGTTTTCTCAGGTGATGGGGGGATTGGGATTGGGCCGTGGAACAACAGCCGTTCTTTACGATGACACGGACAACATTTGTGCCGCCAGACTGTGGTGGATGCTCCATGCCAACGGCTTTAACGACGCTGTGGTTCTTAACGGTGGTTGGCGGAAATGGAGCATGGAGCACCGCCGGGTCACACGGGAGCAGCCCGGTTGGTGCAAGGCCGAATTCCCCCTGCGACCAGCTCCTACAGTTTTTGTTGACAAACAGGCGGTACTGAAAAACTTGCAAACCAACCGGGCCCTGCTTATCGACGCGTTGGCCCCGGAGATATTTGACGGATCGTTACAACGGTATGCAAGACCAGGGCATATTCCTGGCAGCATTAATGTTCCCGCAAAAGCGTTGGTGGATTCAAAGACCATGGCTTTTCTGCCCGCAGTGGCCCTCAGGAAAATATTCTCGGAGGCGGGGTTGAGCGTGTTAAGGCCTACTATTTCATATTGTGGAGGAGGGCTGGCCGCCTGTAGCGTTGCCTTTGCATTACACCTGCTGGGTGCTGATAACATAACTGTTTACGACGCGTCATTGTTCGAATGGGCCGCAGACCCGACGTTGCCTCTTGAGACAGGGAAAGTTGAGAGGTAA
- a CDS encoding DNA-directed RNA polymerase subunit alpha: protein MLIKQGERLINARNWSELVKPDQIMREEETASITHGKFICEPLERGYGTTIGNAMRRVLLSSLQGAAFVSVKIIGVQHEFTTVHGVLEDITDVILNIKQVRLRMDTDEPQRITLRVDQKGPVTAGNITGNQHVEVLNPDQHIATLTEDVVLEMEFEARMGKGYVPADMHEGLNEEIGVIKLDSSFSPVRKVAYTVEQARVGQMTNYDRLLLEVWTDGSLTPEDAIAYSAKIIKDQISVFINFDERVSGDMRHGSGESGEINEHLYKSIDDLELSVRATNCLRGANIALVGELVQRSEGEMLKTKNFGRKSLDEIKGVLLDMGLDFGMKVDSFDKKYQEWKRKQQNEA from the coding sequence ATGCTTATAAAACAGGGCGAACGCCTTATAAATGCACGCAACTGGTCAGAGCTTGTAAAGCCCGATCAGATCATGCGCGAAGAAGAAACCGCCAGCATCACGCACGGCAAATTCATTTGCGAACCGCTGGAACGGGGCTACGGCACCACCATCGGCAATGCAATGCGCCGGGTTCTTTTGTCGTCCCTCCAGGGTGCGGCCTTCGTGTCGGTGAAAATCATCGGTGTGCAGCATGAATTCACCACGGTGCATGGTGTTCTTGAAGACATCACGGATGTCATTCTGAATATCAAGCAGGTTCGCCTGCGCATGGACACAGATGAACCGCAGCGCATTACCCTGCGTGTTGACCAGAAAGGCCCGGTGACCGCCGGGAACATTACGGGCAACCAGCATGTTGAAGTGCTCAACCCTGATCAGCATATTGCCACCCTCACTGAGGATGTCGTGCTAGAGATGGAATTTGAGGCTCGCATGGGCAAGGGCTATGTGCCTGCGGATATGCACGAGGGACTGAACGAGGAAATCGGCGTTATCAAGCTGGATTCCAGTTTCTCCCCTGTGCGCAAGGTGGCCTACACCGTGGAACAGGCTCGCGTTGGTCAGATGACCAACTACGACCGCCTGTTGCTGGAAGTATGGACCGACGGCTCCCTCACACCCGAGGATGCCATTGCCTACAGTGCCAAGATCATCAAGGACCAGATTTCAGTGTTCATCAACTTTGATGAGCGCGTGTCTGGCGACATGCGGCACGGCAGCGGCGAGAGCGGCGAAATCAATGAGCATCTGTACAAAAGCATTGACGATCTTGAATTGTCGGTGCGCGCCACCAACTGCCTGCGCGGCGCCAACATTGCCCTGGTGGGCGAGCTGGTGCAGCGTTCGGAAGGCGAGATGCTCAAGACCAAGAATTTTGGTCGCAAGTCGTTGGATGAAATCAAGGGTGTTCTTTTGGACATGGGCCTTGACTTCGGCATGAAGGTCGATTCCTTCGACAAGAAATATCAGGAATGGAAAAGGAAGCAGCAAAATGAGGCATAG
- a CDS encoding IS3 family transposase: MATQSGGLAGVIQFNRFSARRPPSEDRDLLLRTRMLKLANDRRRFGSPRLHELLRREGLVQNHKWAERIYQEENLSLRTRKRVKRPSHARIVQAGPDGPDERWRWIL, from the coding sequence ATGGCTACTCAGAGCGGCGGGCTTGCCGGAGTGATTCAGTTTAATCGCTTTTCAGCTAGGCGGCCACCATCTGAGGACCGTGATCTTCTTTTGCGGACTCGGATGCTGAAACTGGCAAATGACCGGCGGCGTTTCGGTTCTCCGCGCCTGCATGAGTTATTGCGCCGGGAAGGGTTGGTGCAGAACCACAAGTGGGCAGAAAGGATTTACCAGGAAGAAAACCTTTCGTTGCGTACCCGCAAGCGAGTGAAGCGTCCAAGCCATGCCCGTATTGTCCAGGCTGGCCCCGATGGCCCAGATGAACGATGGCGATGGATTTTGTAA
- a CDS encoding helix-turn-helix domain-containing protein has translation MVEKINWPHIGMTVEECAEALRIDRKTIFLALQDGLPARKVGRSWRIDPDAVKAWLATGNAAQALDNGEE, from the coding sequence ATGGTTGAAAAAATAAACTGGCCGCACATAGGTATGACCGTCGAAGAGTGCGCGGAGGCTTTGCGCATTGATCGTAAAACCATCTTTCTGGCTCTTCAGGACGGATTGCCCGCAAGAAAAGTTGGGCGGAGTTGGAGAATTGATCCTGATGCGGTCAAAGCATGGCTTGCAACTGGCAATGCAGCACAGGCTCTGGACAATGGCGAGGAATAA
- a CDS encoding SIR2 family protein, whose product MKAWGTHVYRIGNEENLDVQTPEESKKIELQKKQIEPWLAAVFQSEHLALLLGSGFTKAVAYQAGTTAADMACDYSDFPLADKLKDAAQSAAKTMGRGEANIEDQIRAANALAQGLKILGDKSHVAVTSALDSLFKKFLNGISTTERNIKTAIEKDVASEPVTTSPGGDRAVENDDSEKLDSLVMLVSFLLSFSSRTATRERLHIFTTNYDRLIEYGADLAGLHLLDRFVGCLEPIFRSSRLDIDMHYNPPGIRGEPRYLEGVVRLTKLHGSLDWVYRKGFVRKVGIPFGPQEGHPAIDDQPNSSVMIYPNAAKDRETSEYPYVELFRDYAAAVCRPNSVLVTYGYGFGDEHINRTIADMLTIPSTHLVIISFGDEGGRISSFCKQVGRKAQISLLIGPHFGDMPTLVENYLPKPAIDRITIRQTDLLRNRGWETTSHRGGEEES is encoded by the coding sequence ATGAAAGCATGGGGAACCCACGTTTATCGCATTGGAAACGAGGAAAACCTAGACGTCCAAACCCCCGAAGAGAGCAAAAAAATTGAGCTCCAGAAAAAACAGATTGAACCGTGGCTAGCAGCTGTTTTTCAGAGTGAGCACCTTGCCCTCTTGCTTGGCAGTGGTTTCACAAAGGCAGTTGCATACCAGGCCGGAACCACAGCAGCTGACATGGCTTGTGACTACAGCGACTTCCCCTTGGCTGACAAACTAAAAGACGCGGCACAAAGTGCAGCCAAGACAATGGGGCGCGGTGAAGCAAACATTGAAGATCAGATCCGGGCTGCCAACGCTTTGGCTCAAGGGTTAAAAATCTTGGGCGATAAAAGCCACGTTGCGGTCACGTCCGCCCTTGACTCTTTGTTCAAAAAATTTCTGAACGGCATTTCCACGACTGAAAGAAATATAAAGACAGCAATAGAAAAGGACGTGGCATCAGAGCCGGTCACAACCTCCCCCGGTGGCGATAGGGCCGTGGAGAATGATGACTCGGAAAAACTCGATTCGCTTGTTATGCTTGTGTCCTTTCTGCTTAGCTTCTCTAGCCGAACAGCGACGAGGGAACGGCTCCATATTTTCACCACGAATTACGACAGACTGATCGAATATGGTGCAGACCTTGCTGGCCTTCACTTGCTTGATCGTTTTGTCGGATGTCTTGAACCGATTTTTAGATCTTCACGGTTGGACATTGATATGCACTACAATCCACCAGGTATACGCGGTGAACCTCGCTACCTGGAGGGTGTTGTTCGGCTTACCAAGCTGCACGGATCATTGGATTGGGTTTACCGAAAAGGCTTTGTAAGAAAAGTTGGGATACCGTTTGGCCCGCAAGAGGGCCACCCCGCTATTGACGACCAGCCAAATAGTTCTGTGATGATATACCCGAACGCAGCCAAGGACCGAGAAACCTCTGAATACCCCTACGTCGAGTTATTCCGAGATTATGCCGCTGCAGTCTGCCGCCCAAACTCAGTTCTTGTTACTTATGGCTATGGTTTTGGTGATGAACATATCAACCGCACCATAGCTGATATGTTGACGATTCCCTCAACGCATCTCGTTATTATTTCCTTCGGTGATGAAGGGGGGAGGATTAGTTCATTCTGTAAACAGGTTGGAAGAAAGGCCCAAATATCGCTATTAATCGGTCCGCACTTTGGCGATATGCCAACCTTGGTTGAAAACTACCTTCCCAAACCGGCAATCGATCGCATCACAATACGGCAGACTGATTTGCTTCGGAACCGAGGGTGGGAAACCACCTCCCATAGGGGCGGGGAGGAAGAGTCATGA
- the rplQ gene encoding 50S ribosomal protein L17 — MRHSNSGRKLSRTPAHRKALLQNLAKALLIHGKIRTTEIKAKELRRVVEPLITLAKRNDLHARRQAYRVLNDHALVKRLFDEIGPVFAGVPGGYTRILKLAMPRKGDNAPMAIIELSRALEAAPATEAIVEEAPAKPKRTRKPKAEETAEA; from the coding sequence ATGAGGCATAGCAATTCCGGCAGGAAACTCTCGCGTACGCCTGCGCACCGTAAGGCCCTGTTGCAAAATCTCGCTAAGGCCCTGCTGATCCACGGCAAAATCCGCACCACGGAAATTAAGGCCAAGGAGCTGCGCCGGGTGGTGGAACCCCTGATCACCCTTGCCAAGCGCAACGACCTGCACGCCCGCCGTCAGGCTTACCGTGTGTTGAACGATCACGCTTTGGTTAAGCGCCTTTTTGACGAGATCGGCCCTGTTTTCGCCGGTGTTCCCGGCGGTTACACCCGTATCCTTAAGCTGGCCATGCCCCGTAAGGGCGACAACGCCCCCATGGCCATTATTGAGCTTTCTCGCGCTCTTGAAGCTGCTCCCGCTACGGAAGCCATTGTTGAAGAAGCGCCTGCCAAGCCCAAGCGTACCCGCAAGCCCAAGGCTGAAGAAACCGCCGAAGCGTAA
- a CDS encoding DUF6538 domain-containing protein has translation MAQASFVHPLRSGKAPSFLYLKNGIFYYRYRFPGWLIAHMGHTEIRVSLRAGRRPQALLLLQQVLDGVLNEPPKAW, from the coding sequence ATGGCACAGGCATCTTTCGTCCATCCTCTCCGTTCCGGCAAAGCTCCCAGCTTCCTTTACCTAAAGAATGGAATTTTCTACTATCGCTACAGGTTCCCTGGTTGGCTGATAGCCCACATGGGGCACACAGAAATTCGCGTCAGCCTGCGCGCTGGCCGTCGGCCACAAGCCCTGCTGCTACTCCAACAGGTACTGGATGGGGTTCTCAATGAACCCCCAAAAGCCTGGTGA
- a CDS encoding recombinase family protein: protein MSKQIGYVRVSSVDQNTGRQLEGIALDKVFTDKASGKSRQRPQLEACLEYLRDGDTLHVHSIDRFARNLQDLLTLISDLTSRAVTVQFHKEGLIFTGEDSPFQRLQLQIIGSVAEFERAMIRERQREGIAMAKKEGKYKGRKAALDAAQIAEVREQINAGAKIAQVARNLGISRQTLYTSLERML, encoded by the coding sequence ATGAGCAAGCAAATTGGATATGTTCGCGTCAGCAGCGTTGACCAGAACACGGGCCGCCAGCTTGAAGGCATTGCCCTGGATAAAGTCTTCACCGACAAAGCCAGCGGCAAAAGCAGACAGCGCCCTCAGCTAGAGGCTTGCTTGGAATACCTCCGTGACGGTGACACGCTCCACGTTCACAGCATTGACCGCTTTGCCCGCAATCTTCAGGATTTGCTTACGCTCATTTCGGATTTGACTAGCCGCGCCGTGACGGTGCAGTTCCACAAAGAAGGCTTGATCTTTACGGGGGAAGACAGCCCGTTCCAGCGTCTTCAGTTGCAGATCATCGGCAGCGTGGCTGAATTTGAACGGGCCATGATTCGGGAGCGCCAGCGCGAAGGCATCGCCATGGCAAAGAAGGAAGGAAAATACAAAGGCCGTAAGGCAGCACTAGATGCAGCCCAAATAGCCGAAGTCCGCGAACAAATTAACGCTGGGGCCAAGATTGCACAAGTTGCGCGTAACTTAGGAATTTCACGGCAAACGCTTTACACGTCCCTTGAACGTATGCTTTGA
- a CDS encoding LysR family transcriptional regulator, which translates to MELRDLRTFVTLASLLNFNQTGKVLNAAQSTVSMRIKALEDELDVRLFERLGRKVVLTESGLKLLQYARKMLEIEEEARASVSDNAASGNVTIKVPESLECHRMPGVLLAFRRKIPTGRVRILPCIAGNVAEDLRRGVTDLAFVFAYEPSARDINAAFLGTDELVAVAAPEHPLAGMKMVGPADILKHSLLLAASDCSYRRTFEIFLSETANLPQPSVECDCVAAAISMVRAGLGLTILPEMAVRDHIAAGALRRLPLIGGPFETGVFMLWHKDKWLSPCLRDFMAVCRDHLMRE; encoded by the coding sequence ATGGAACTGCGCGACTTGCGAACATTCGTCACCCTTGCGTCACTGCTCAATTTTAACCAAACGGGAAAGGTCCTGAATGCAGCGCAATCCACTGTATCCATGCGTATTAAGGCGCTTGAAGACGAACTTGATGTTCGCCTGTTTGAGCGGCTGGGGCGCAAGGTTGTTTTGACGGAATCTGGACTCAAGCTGTTACAGTACGCCAGAAAAATGCTCGAAATAGAGGAGGAAGCCAGGGCTTCTGTCAGTGACAATGCCGCATCGGGCAACGTGACCATAAAGGTTCCGGAATCTCTGGAATGTCACCGGATGCCCGGCGTTCTGCTTGCGTTTCGGCGCAAGATCCCAACAGGCAGAGTTCGCATTCTTCCTTGTATCGCGGGTAACGTGGCCGAAGATTTGCGCCGGGGGGTGACGGATTTGGCCTTTGTGTTTGCCTACGAGCCGTCCGCACGGGATATTAATGCGGCATTCTTGGGCACGGATGAGCTGGTGGCCGTGGCTGCACCGGAGCACCCCTTGGCGGGCATGAAGATGGTAGGACCGGCAGACATCCTGAAGCATAGCCTCCTGCTGGCGGCTTCGGATTGCAGCTATCGCCGGACATTTGAAATTTTTTTGTCGGAAACAGCCAACCTGCCCCAACCCTCAGTGGAATGTGACTGCGTCGCCGCAGCCATCAGTATGGTTCGAGCTGGCCTTGGCTTGACCATACTTCCAGAAATGGCTGTGCGTGACCACATCGCAGCGGGTGCGTTGCGGCGGCTGCCGTTGATTGGCGGACCTTTTGAAACTGGCGTATTTATGTTGTGGCACAAAGATAAATGGCTTTCCCCATGCTTGCGGGATTTTATGGCCGTGTGCCGCGACCACCTGATGCGGGAGTAG
- a CDS encoding DUF87 domain-containing protein, whose protein sequence is MTSPISKISSLTIGTVENVAPDEIGVLLDIDSPRNTALNTGVPTPFPRINSFVLLPNESGAVVGIVVWLGVERSAYPKRQGLKDFGLIDLPFPLRKMSVCPIGTLFSKKKTWYLERGVQSFPSVGDPVILPTRDQTIAIVTGQGTDNRVPLGTCPIAHDAPIAVDPDKLFGRHLAVLGNTGSGKSCTLASLVRSAVESAQKSIKHPETPAGAEERPKGHVNPNTRFIIFDPNGEYATCFQDLGSGCRVFQIPPITNTKAEGFTLPAWMWNSSEWAAVAQAAPRVQKPILQTALRDLRSGSCGSLDLRTKIWGRCRMVLVFLSQFEGKGTIGWPHTNNCGSQLSAFRDDIQSYKAQLKDDDPLLQPLIGLETQLNHTITANQKKDRTFHDFSDESLSAIVNLISKVLAQYQTKMHQFCSNEDSPVIFDINSLADYLEIVANQQGNNTNQFIATMIMRIKAMLGDIRMKDVITPDKIPNLSDWLNCNVGADCGSNGPVAVIDLSLVPYEILHLVVAVSSRLILESLQRYRKLNSQNLPTVLVLEEAHTFVAKCTPHGDDIPSPADMCRGIFERIAREGRKFGLGLVLSSQRPSELSETVLSQCNSFLLHRITNDRDQDLISRLVPDSARGLLRELPSLPTRHCILLGIASKVPVLVEVKRMEDGQRPESDDPDFWKVWTNEAPRPIDWAKITKDWIGSSNDAVPPQEAK, encoded by the coding sequence ATGACCTCACCGATTTCCAAGATTTCTTCATTGACAATTGGGACTGTGGAGAATGTTGCTCCAGACGAAATTGGGGTATTGCTTGATATTGATTCCCCCAGAAATACAGCCCTTAACACTGGCGTCCCGACTCCTTTTCCAAGAATAAACAGCTTCGTTCTTTTGCCTAATGAATCTGGGGCGGTAGTTGGGATTGTTGTATGGCTTGGTGTGGAAAGGTCGGCCTATCCCAAACGACAGGGGCTTAAAGATTTTGGCCTGATCGACCTGCCTTTCCCACTCCGTAAAATGTCCGTGTGCCCAATTGGAACACTTTTTTCGAAAAAAAAGACATGGTACCTTGAAAGAGGTGTTCAGAGCTTTCCATCAGTTGGCGATCCAGTAATTCTGCCAACAAGGGATCAAACCATTGCCATCGTTACAGGGCAAGGCACGGACAACCGAGTTCCACTTGGGACCTGTCCTATTGCGCACGATGCACCAATCGCAGTTGACCCTGACAAGCTATTTGGTCGCCATCTTGCGGTCTTAGGCAACACCGGAAGCGGCAAGTCTTGCACCTTAGCGTCCTTAGTGCGGTCTGCGGTTGAATCGGCTCAAAAGTCCATTAAGCACCCCGAAACCCCAGCAGGAGCCGAAGAACGCCCAAAAGGACATGTCAATCCCAACACACGTTTTATTATCTTTGATCCTAATGGCGAGTACGCAACATGCTTCCAGGATTTGGGATCTGGCTGCCGAGTATTTCAGATTCCGCCAATTACTAACACCAAAGCTGAAGGCTTCACGTTACCGGCTTGGATGTGGAATAGTTCAGAATGGGCAGCAGTTGCTCAAGCGGCCCCAAGAGTTCAAAAACCTATCCTGCAGACAGCGTTACGAGATCTAAGGTCTGGAAGTTGCGGTTCCCTGGATTTGAGGACCAAAATCTGGGGACGCTGTCGCATGGTGTTGGTGTTTTTATCGCAGTTCGAGGGGAAAGGAACTATCGGGTGGCCACATACGAATAACTGTGGCTCTCAGCTAAGCGCATTTCGCGACGATATTCAAAGCTATAAAGCACAACTCAAAGATGATGATCCTTTATTACAACCGCTGATAGGACTGGAGACACAGCTCAATCATACCATTACTGCGAACCAGAAAAAAGACAGAACCTTTCATGATTTTTCAGATGAATCTTTGTCAGCAATTGTTAATCTAATCAGCAAAGTGTTGGCGCAATATCAAACAAAGATGCATCAATTTTGTTCGAATGAAGATTCACCAGTTATTTTTGATATAAATAGCCTTGCAGACTACTTGGAGATCGTAGCAAACCAGCAAGGAAATAATACGAACCAATTCATTGCGACGATGATCATGAGGATCAAAGCGATGCTTGGTGATATCCGAATGAAGGATGTTATCACGCCTGACAAGATTCCAAATCTTTCGGATTGGCTTAATTGCAATGTCGGCGCAGATTGTGGTTCAAACGGTCCAGTTGCCGTGATAGATCTATCCCTCGTACCGTACGAGATTCTCCATCTCGTTGTAGCAGTATCATCGCGGCTGATACTGGAGTCTTTACAACGATACAGAAAACTTAACAGTCAGAACCTGCCGACCGTACTAGTCCTGGAAGAAGCCCACACATTTGTGGCAAAATGCACTCCGCATGGCGATGACATTCCAAGCCCCGCAGATATGTGCCGAGGGATTTTTGAACGAATTGCACGGGAGGGGCGCAAGTTCGGATTAGGACTAGTACTGTCATCACAGCGACCATCTGAACTATCTGAAACGGTGCTGTCTCAGTGCAATTCTTTCCTTCTGCACCGAATTACAAATGATCGAGATCAAGATTTAATTTCACGCTTGGTGCCAGATAGTGCACGCGGGCTGCTTCGTGAACTGCCGAGTCTGCCGACACGTCACTGTATTCTTCTCGGCATCGCTTCAAAAGTACCAGTACTTGTCGAGGTGAAAAGGATGGAAGACGGACAGCGTCCTGAATCCGACGACCCGGACTTCTGGAAGGTTTGGACCAACGAAGCACCTCGACCAATCGATTGGGCAAAAATCACAAAAGATTGGATCGGATCGAGCAATGATGCAGTGCCTCCGCAAGAGGCGAAATAG
- a CDS encoding transposase gives MKRSRFTEEQIIGILRQAEAGVRVVDLCRQNGISDATIYKWRSKFGGMNISDAKRLRQLEEENARLKRLVG, from the coding sequence ATGAAACGTAGCAGATTCACCGAAGAGCAGATTATTGGGATATTGCGGCAAGCCGAGGCTGGCGTTCGCGTTGTCGATCTGTGCCGTCAGAATGGCATTTCGGATGCGACCATTTACAAATGGCGCAGCAAGTTCGGTGGAATGAACATCTCTGACGCCAAGCGGTTGCGCCAGTTGGAGGAAGAGAACGCCCGTCTGAAACGACTTGTAGGCTAA